A single region of the Podospora pseudopauciseta strain CBS 411.78 chromosome 1, whole genome shotgun sequence genome encodes:
- a CDS encoding hypothetical protein (EggNog:ENOG503PAJX), whose amino-acid sequence MDKKQTSPKLLQAEFLPAKENNNDAEPQAKQARATRLTSEPVRLTRKNLALFNKMGKKKTSDPSDDSGSTKTISTTASGFAIQAYKNGVLDPSSSKPPKDLEEIY is encoded by the exons ATGGATAAGAAACAAACTTCCCCGAAGCTTTTACAGGCAGAATTTCTGCCAGCCAAAGAAAA CAACAACGACGCCGAGCCACAAGCGAAGCAAGCGCGGGCGACACGACTAACATCGGAGCCAGTACGATTAACGCGAAAGAACTTGGCCCTCTTTAATAAGATGGGTAAGAAGAAGACCTCCGACCCCTCGGATGATTCGGGATCGACGAAGACTATCTCGACTACGGCCTCTGGCTTTGCTATCCAGGCGTATAAGAACGGCGTCCTCGATCCCTCTAGCTCCAAGCCTCCTAAGGACTTGGAGGAGATCTACTAA